A part of Legionella sainthelensi genomic DNA contains:
- the phhA gene encoding phenylalanine 4-monooxygenase yields the protein MEFSSRYVAHIPDAQGFVNYSAEESRIWKTLFERQVKLLPGRACDEFISGLKTLGINSDAIPQIPDLSRCLKAATGWQVSAVAALISAREFFELLATKHFPVATFIRSEEELDYVKEPDIFHEVFGHCPMLTDKVYAEFVYDYARKVLTFPESDWALLQRMFWFTVEFGLIKTQKGLRAYGGGILSSISEIVYSVESDIPLRVVFEPIPAFRMPYRIDMLQPIYFVINDYQTLYDFVLSNIKQLLARTRELGEFPPFFAVDPDNPNIHIRAC from the coding sequence ATGGAGTTTTCAAGCCGTTATGTAGCGCATATCCCGGACGCTCAAGGGTTTGTAAATTATTCTGCAGAAGAAAGCAGGATTTGGAAAACTTTATTTGAACGGCAAGTGAAGTTATTACCTGGAAGAGCTTGTGATGAATTTATAAGCGGATTAAAAACTTTAGGTATTAACTCTGATGCCATACCACAGATTCCAGACTTAAGCCGATGTCTTAAAGCTGCGACGGGTTGGCAAGTATCTGCTGTTGCTGCCTTAATTTCTGCCCGCGAATTTTTTGAATTATTAGCCACAAAACATTTTCCAGTAGCTACTTTTATACGTAGTGAAGAAGAATTGGATTATGTAAAGGAGCCTGATATTTTTCATGAAGTTTTTGGTCATTGCCCTATGTTGACAGATAAAGTTTATGCCGAATTTGTTTATGATTATGCCCGTAAAGTTTTAACTTTTCCTGAATCTGATTGGGCCTTGTTGCAACGTATGTTTTGGTTCACTGTTGAGTTTGGTCTAATTAAAACCCAAAAAGGATTAAGAGCTTATGGAGGTGGTATACTTTCATCAATTAGTGAAATTGTTTACAGTGTAGAAAGTGATATTCCGCTTAGAGTGGTTTTTGAACCAATACCGGCATTTCGTATGCCTTACCGTATCGATATGCTACAACCGATTTATTTTGTCATTAACGATTATCAAACTTTGTACGATTTTGTTTTGTCTAACATAAAGCAACTTTTAGCACGAACTCGAGAGTTAGGTGAGTTTCCGCCTTTTTTCGCAGTGGATCCGGATAACCCTAATATTCATATTAGAGCGTGTTAA
- the dinB gene encoding DNA polymerase IV, which yields MNPNRKIIHIDMDCFYAAIEMRDFPELANKPIAVGGDANRRGVIATCNYIARQFGVRSAMPTAQAFKLCRQLILRPVRMEVYQKESHYIRALFAEYTDLIEPLSLDEAYLDVTHSMQCKGSATWIAQELRERIYRTRGLTASAGIAPNKSLAKIASDWHKPNGQMVIRPEEITAFMHHLPVRKLFGVGPRMEEKLNALNIKTCGELQHYSIDALYKEFGVMGQRLYELARGIDHRLVNPDRIRKSISVEETYLTDLPDGAACLAALPELMARLELRIQRLGKISGIHSLFVKLKFNDFQKTTVECVHDKMDFIILQQLIQEGFSRKYMPVRLLGIGVKLRQEKINEMIQLPLFDL from the coding sequence ATAAACCCAAACAGAAAAATAATTCATATTGATATGGATTGTTTTTATGCTGCGATTGAAATGCGAGATTTTCCTGAGTTGGCAAATAAGCCTATTGCGGTAGGAGGGGATGCTAATCGTCGCGGGGTTATTGCTACTTGTAATTATATAGCTCGCCAATTCGGAGTACGCTCCGCGATGCCAACAGCACAGGCATTTAAATTATGTCGACAGCTTATCTTGCGACCAGTACGTATGGAGGTCTATCAAAAAGAAAGCCACTACATTCGCGCTTTGTTTGCAGAATACACGGATCTTATTGAACCGTTATCTTTGGATGAGGCTTATCTTGACGTCACTCATTCTATGCAATGCAAGGGAAGCGCGACTTGGATAGCACAAGAACTGCGGGAGCGAATTTATCGAACCCGAGGACTTACGGCGAGTGCTGGTATTGCTCCAAACAAAAGTTTGGCAAAAATCGCCAGTGATTGGCATAAACCTAATGGGCAAATGGTGATTAGACCAGAAGAAATTACTGCATTTATGCATCATTTACCGGTGCGTAAATTATTTGGGGTAGGGCCTAGGATGGAGGAAAAATTAAATGCATTAAATATTAAAACATGTGGTGAACTGCAGCACTATTCAATTGACGCTTTATACAAAGAATTCGGTGTTATGGGACAAAGACTCTATGAATTAGCTCGAGGAATTGATCATCGTCTTGTCAATCCTGATCGCATTAGAAAATCCATCAGTGTAGAAGAAACCTATCTCACAGACTTGCCTGATGGAGCGGCGTGTTTGGCTGCTTTGCCCGAACTGATGGCACGTCTGGAATTACGAATACAACGGCTAGGAAAAATTTCTGGAATTCATAGTTTGTTTGTTAAACTGAAATTTAATGATTTCCAGAAAACTACGGTGGAATGTGTACACGATAAGATGGACTTTATTATTTTACAACAGCTCATTCAAGAAGGTTTTTCCAGAAAATATATGCCTGTAAGATTATTGGGTATAGGTGTTAAATTAAGGCAAGAAAAAATAAATGAGATGATTCAGCTCCCTTTGTTTGACTTATAA
- a CDS encoding Y-family DNA polymerase, with translation MSSLNMFALVDCNNFYASCERLFRPDLKNIPIIVLSNNDGCCIARSSEAKALGIAMGEPYFKIKRLCVQHGVKVFSSNYPLYGNISQRVMCIIEETWPHVEIYSIDEAFLDLRSLPGSPDLFCQELQRKILKHTGIPTSIGIGATKTLAKIANYLCKKIYNTPVFNITSHREQLLKQISVGDIWGVGRQWEKKLISRGIYTAYDLATTNIHLLRNCFNVVLMRTAMELQEIACGNIEEIESKQSIISSKSFGQMQTQLPSIAESVSSHCARAVEKMHCQQLVAQRISVFVHTNRFRRDLAQHVQSIEFCFINPTDDLRIITKSAKQCLHRIFKAGNYYKKAGVCLSGLVPKNQRQLDMFHQPNDEQLYNSARLMDVFDQINQKYGRSTIRLAAEGYSKPWAMRAELKSPAYTTQWSDIPRVRLY, from the coding sequence ATGAGCTCCCTTAACATGTTTGCCTTAGTAGACTGCAATAATTTTTATGCAAGTTGCGAACGTTTGTTTCGCCCTGATTTAAAAAACATCCCGATTATAGTGTTATCCAATAATGATGGATGTTGTATTGCGCGCTCCAGTGAGGCTAAAGCGTTAGGCATTGCGATGGGAGAGCCCTATTTTAAAATTAAAAGATTGTGTGTGCAGCATGGAGTGAAGGTTTTTTCTTCGAATTATCCCTTGTATGGCAACATCAGCCAAAGAGTGATGTGTATTATTGAGGAAACTTGGCCCCATGTAGAAATATACTCTATTGATGAAGCTTTTCTTGATTTAAGAAGTTTACCGGGTTCTCCTGATTTATTTTGTCAGGAATTGCAGAGGAAAATACTAAAGCATACAGGAATTCCAACCTCCATAGGCATTGGAGCTACTAAAACTTTAGCTAAGATAGCAAATTATTTATGCAAAAAAATTTATAACACTCCTGTGTTTAATATCACTTCTCATCGCGAGCAATTATTAAAGCAGATTTCTGTCGGTGATATATGGGGGGTAGGGCGACAATGGGAAAAAAAATTAATTTCTCGTGGAATTTATACTGCTTATGATTTAGCAACCACAAATATTCATCTTCTGAGGAATTGTTTTAATGTGGTGTTGATGCGAACTGCAATGGAGCTTCAAGAAATTGCTTGTGGAAACATCGAAGAGATAGAGTCGAAACAAAGCATTATATCCTCGAAAAGTTTTGGGCAAATGCAAACACAACTCCCTTCAATCGCAGAGTCCGTAAGTAGTCATTGTGCACGTGCGGTGGAAAAAATGCACTGCCAACAATTAGTGGCACAGCGCATAAGTGTTTTTGTTCATACAAATCGCTTTCGGAGAGATTTGGCGCAACACGTTCAATCCATAGAGTTTTGCTTCATCAATCCAACGGATGATTTGCGCATAATCACAAAGAGTGCAAAGCAATGCCTACATCGAATTTTTAAAGCAGGAAACTATTATAAAAAGGCGGGGGTGTGTCTTAGTGGTTTAGTCCCTAAAAATCAACGCCAACTGGATATGTTTCATCAACCAAATGATGAACAATTATATAATTCAGCGCGACTGATGGATGTGTTTGACCAAATTAATCAAAAATACGGAAGAAGTACGATTCGTCTTGCAGCAGAAGGCTACTCCAAACCTTGGGCAATGCGCGCAGAACTTAAATCTCCAGCTTATACAACTCAATGGAGTGATATTCCACGAGTAAGGTTGTATTAA
- a CDS encoding LexA family protein has product MSPRGGKREGAGRPRGEPTKIIRIPVSQLEDFARLKNQPDCQLPIFSSKVQAGFPSPADDYIEGYLDLNTKFIKHPSATFVVQAIGESMVDAGIFSGDWLLVDRSIEPSDGRIVIAAINGELTVKRLFKKTGKVQLLPANPQFKPIDITEESDMVIWGVVTLVLHELP; this is encoded by the coding sequence ATGTCTCCACGAGGAGGAAAAAGAGAAGGAGCTGGACGTCCCAGAGGCGAACCAACCAAAATTATTCGTATACCCGTATCTCAGCTTGAGGATTTTGCGCGATTAAAAAACCAACCTGATTGCCAATTGCCTATATTTTCCAGCAAAGTGCAAGCAGGGTTTCCTTCACCTGCTGATGATTACATCGAGGGTTATTTGGATCTAAATACGAAGTTTATCAAGCATCCTTCCGCCACATTTGTAGTACAAGCGATAGGTGAATCTATGGTAGATGCAGGTATTTTTTCAGGTGATTGGCTTTTGGTCGATAGAAGCATAGAACCATCAGACGGCCGTATTGTGATTGCGGCGATTAATGGCGAACTAACGGTAAAACGTTTGTTTAAAAAGACTGGCAAGGTACAGTTGCTTCCTGCTAATCCTCAATTTAAACCCATTGATATTACGGAGGAAAGTGACATGGTGATTTGGGGTGTGGTTACTTTAGTGCTTCATGAGCTCCCTTAA
- a CDS encoding Tn3 family transposase — protein sequence MEIINQFFAQSIGLYSLQKYKKLYLTVFSSAERDAIYVIDSLLHNEAITSNFHSTDTHGYIEMVFAVSHLINFTFAPRIKRSCFHEFSQFWKNKSRIRK from the coding sequence ATGGAGATAATAAATCAGTTTTTTGCTCAAAGCATTGGATTATATTCTCTCCAAAAATATAAAAAACTCTATTTAACAGTATTTAGCAGTGCTGAGCGAGATGCAATCTATGTCATCGATAGCTTATTGCACAATGAGGCAATAACTAGCAATTTCCATTCAACTGATACACATGGGTATATAGAAATGGTTTTTGCTGTCTCTCATTTAATCAATTTTACTTTTGCTCCGCGTATTAAAAGATCTTGCTTCCACGAATTTAGTCAGTTTTGGAAGAATAAAAGCAGAATTAGAAAGTAA
- the cgtA gene encoding Obg family GTPase CgtA — MKFVDEAVIKIEAGHGGNGCLSFRREKFIPRGGPDGGDGGDGGSVYFEASTDLNTLIDFRYMRHYKAGNGQQGMGGNCTGKKGDDLIIKVPVGTLIYDMDTDELLGDIKEPNVPVLIAQGGFHGLGNTRFKSSVNRSPRQTTQGSLGESRNLRLELRVLADVGLLGLPNAGKSTLIRAVSSSKAKVADYPFTTLHPSLGVVSVSSHKSFVMADIPGLIEGASTGAGLGHRFLKHLSRTCVLLHVIDIAPIDGSDPVASAQTIINELAQYNPELLKKNRWLVLNKMDTLPDTASREEKIQSIVTGLNWKDKVFAISAISGEGTQQLCYSLMQLIDEMKESEE, encoded by the coding sequence ATGAAATTCGTTGATGAAGCAGTAATAAAAATAGAAGCAGGCCATGGAGGAAATGGTTGCTTAAGCTTCAGACGCGAAAAATTCATACCTCGTGGTGGTCCCGATGGAGGAGATGGCGGAGATGGTGGCAGTGTTTACTTTGAAGCCAGTACCGATTTAAATACCCTCATTGATTTTCGCTATATGCGTCACTATAAAGCAGGAAATGGTCAGCAAGGAATGGGAGGAAATTGCACGGGAAAAAAGGGCGATGATTTAATCATTAAAGTTCCAGTTGGAACTCTGATTTATGATATGGATACTGATGAATTGTTGGGTGATATTAAAGAGCCTAATGTTCCGGTATTAATTGCTCAAGGTGGTTTTCATGGCCTGGGAAATACGCGCTTTAAGAGTAGTGTTAATCGTTCACCACGCCAAACAACCCAAGGAAGTTTAGGGGAGTCAAGAAATTTACGGCTGGAATTGCGCGTCTTGGCGGATGTCGGATTATTAGGATTACCTAATGCAGGAAAGTCAACTTTAATTCGCGCTGTTTCAAGCTCAAAAGCTAAAGTTGCTGATTATCCTTTTACCACGTTACATCCTAGCTTAGGTGTTGTGAGTGTTTCCTCTCATAAAAGCTTCGTTATGGCTGACATACCAGGTCTAATCGAAGGTGCTTCTACCGGAGCAGGTCTTGGACATCGTTTTTTAAAACATCTTTCCCGTACTTGCGTGCTTTTACATGTGATTGATATAGCACCCATAGATGGTAGTGATCCTGTCGCTTCTGCCCAAACGATCATTAACGAGCTGGCACAATATAATCCAGAGCTACTCAAAAAAAATCGCTGGTTGGTGTTGAACAAAATGGATACCTTACCTGACACAGCAAGTCGAGAGGAAAAGATCCAGTCTATAGTGACCGGACTTAATTGGAAAGATAAAGTGTTTGCTATTTCAGCCATCAGCGGTGAGGGAACACAACAATTATGTTATTCTCTTATGCAATTGATTGATGAGATGAAAGAGTCGGAAGAATAA
- the rpmA gene encoding 50S ribosomal protein L27, whose product MAHKKAGGSTRNGRDSNPKYLGVKRFGGQFVNAGEIIVRQRGTRFHPGPGVGCGRDHTLFALVEGLVQFVVKGSKNRKYVTIVAEQKEEAAS is encoded by the coding sequence ATGGCTCATAAGAAAGCAGGTGGTAGTACTCGTAACGGCCGCGATTCGAATCCCAAGTATCTTGGTGTGAAGCGTTTTGGTGGTCAATTTGTTAACGCTGGTGAAATTATCGTAAGACAACGTGGTACACGTTTTCACCCAGGCCCTGGTGTTGGTTGCGGTCGCGATCATACTTTGTTTGCTTTGGTTGAAGGTTTAGTACAATTTGTTGTTAAAGGAAGCAAAAATCGTAAGTATGTTACTATTGTTGCAGAACAAAAAGAAGAAGCTGCAAGTTAA
- the rplU gene encoding 50S ribosomal protein L21 — protein sequence MYAVIKTGGKQYTVKEGDVLKIELLPEDVGNEIQFKEVLMLADGDKIVCGSPLVDKATVKAEVLDHGRHKKVKIIKFRRRKHHKKQMGHRQYYSQVKITAISK from the coding sequence ATGTATGCAGTAATCAAAACTGGCGGTAAGCAATACACCGTGAAGGAAGGTGATGTATTAAAAATTGAATTACTGCCTGAAGATGTTGGCAATGAAATACAATTTAAAGAAGTATTAATGCTCGCTGATGGCGATAAAATTGTTTGTGGATCTCCGCTAGTTGATAAGGCTACAGTGAAAGCTGAAGTGCTTGATCATGGTCGCCACAAAAAAGTTAAAATTATTAAGTTTCGTCGTCGCAAGCACCACAAGAAACAAATGGGGCACAGACAATATTATTCGCAAGTTAAAATTACTGCGATAAGTAAGTAA
- a CDS encoding 50S ribosomal protein L25/general stress protein Ctc: MSNILLEAQTRTDMGKGASRRLRRLENQVPAVIYGGDKKPTSIHFQHNKVIKALETESIYSSVFDITVDGKVEHVILKALQRHPYKPVVMHMDLQRVSKTDVLVKLVPIHFINEEKAPGIKAGGIINHTMTQVEVRCQAKDLPEFINVDMSEVKVDDVVHLSHLKLPKGVQLTVDVTDGSHDAPVVSIHMSKISAASEEETEETPASAVPTIDSEKGEE; this comes from the coding sequence ATGTCAAACATCCTTTTAGAAGCTCAAACAAGAACGGATATGGGGAAAGGTGCGAGCCGCCGCCTACGTCGTCTTGAAAATCAAGTACCAGCGGTAATCTATGGTGGCGATAAAAAACCCACTTCTATTCATTTTCAACATAACAAAGTAATCAAAGCGTTAGAAACTGAAAGTATTTACTCAAGTGTTTTCGATATTACCGTTGATGGTAAAGTAGAACATGTCATTTTAAAAGCATTACAACGCCATCCTTATAAACCTGTTGTAATGCATATGGATTTACAACGTGTTTCTAAAACTGATGTTCTTGTTAAATTAGTGCCTATTCATTTTATTAATGAAGAAAAAGCTCCTGGTATTAAAGCAGGTGGTATCATCAACCACACCATGACTCAAGTAGAAGTCCGTTGCCAAGCAAAAGACTTACCTGAATTTATTAATGTAGATATGTCTGAAGTTAAAGTTGATGATGTAGTTCACTTATCTCACTTAAAATTACCTAAAGGAGTACAACTTACTGTTGATGTTACTGACGGAAGTCATGATGCACCTGTGGTAAGCATTCATATGTCTAAAATAAGTGCGGCATCAGAAGAAGAAACAGAAGAGACTCCAGCCTCAGCGGTACCTACCATTGACTCTGAGAAAGGCGAAGAATAA
- the pth gene encoding aminoacyl-tRNA hydrolase, whose translation MAIKLIIGLRNPGSAYEHTRHNAGEWLVSALAQRYSIFFRLEKKMQAELVDLELNQHLCKLALPATFMNHSGQPTRLISQFYRIQPNEILIVHDELDLPAGRIKLKTGGGHGGHNGLRDIIAQLGSAEFHRMRIGIGHPGHKDLVHQFVLSKPTAQERQLTYDAIDRGIAVMPCIFSGDFAKAMNQLNA comes from the coding sequence ATGGCCATTAAACTAATTATCGGTTTACGTAATCCAGGCTCAGCTTATGAACATACCCGTCATAATGCAGGAGAATGGCTAGTCTCAGCATTAGCACAACGATATAGTATCTTCTTTAGACTCGAAAAAAAGATGCAGGCTGAGCTGGTTGATTTAGAATTAAATCAACATCTGTGTAAATTGGCATTACCCGCCACTTTTATGAATCACAGTGGCCAACCTACCCGTCTTATAAGTCAATTTTATCGTATTCAACCAAATGAGATATTAATTGTTCATGATGAGTTAGACTTACCTGCAGGGCGCATTAAACTTAAAACAGGTGGAGGCCATGGAGGTCATAATGGCTTAAGAGATATCATTGCCCAATTAGGAAGCGCAGAATTTCACCGTATGCGTATTGGGATTGGCCATCCTGGACATAAAGACTTAGTCCATCAATTTGTGCTCAGTAAACCTACAGCACAGGAAAGACAATTAACTTATGATGCGATTGATAGGGGTATTGCTGTAATGCCCTGCATTTTTTCTGGTGATTTCGCCAAAGCAATGAATCAATTAAACGCTTAA
- the ychF gene encoding redox-regulated ATPase YchF, with product MGFKCGIVGLPNVGKSTLFNALTKAGIEAANYPFCTIEPNVGIVTVPDPRLDALSKIVNPQQVLPATMQFVDIAGIVKGASKGEGLGNQFLANIRETDAIAHVVRCFENTDVVHVEGHVHPLSDIEVINTELALADMETLEKALLKAGKNSRSGNKEALFEVKTLEKIKAHLDEGYPVRTLELTAEEEPISRRLFLLTAKPVLYIANVDDNGYENNPLLEQVRELALQEKASIVALCAATEAELVELDEADRQEFMEDLGLSEPGLHRVIRAGYELLGLQTYFTAGVKEVRAWTISKGATAPQAAGVIHTDFEKGFIRAEVIAYDAFIQCGGEQGAKEAGKLRLEGKEYIVCDGDVMHFRFNV from the coding sequence ATGGGATTTAAATGTGGAATAGTGGGCTTGCCCAATGTTGGTAAATCAACTTTATTTAATGCACTGACTAAAGCGGGCATTGAAGCAGCAAATTATCCTTTTTGTACTATTGAACCTAATGTGGGAATTGTGACTGTCCCTGATCCACGCCTTGACGCTTTAAGTAAAATAGTCAACCCTCAGCAAGTACTCCCAGCAACCATGCAATTTGTTGATATTGCAGGTATTGTTAAAGGAGCCTCAAAAGGAGAAGGATTAGGCAATCAATTTTTAGCAAATATTCGTGAAACCGATGCCATTGCCCATGTAGTACGTTGCTTTGAAAATACTGATGTAGTCCATGTAGAAGGTCATGTTCATCCATTAAGCGATATTGAAGTCATTAACACAGAATTGGCTTTAGCAGACATGGAAACTCTCGAAAAAGCCTTATTAAAAGCTGGAAAAAACAGTCGTAGTGGAAATAAAGAAGCGTTATTTGAAGTGAAAACATTAGAAAAAATTAAAGCGCATCTTGATGAAGGTTACCCAGTTCGTACACTTGAACTCACTGCTGAAGAAGAGCCCATTTCACGTCGACTTTTCTTACTCACAGCAAAGCCCGTGCTTTATATCGCAAACGTTGATGATAATGGATATGAAAATAATCCGTTGCTGGAGCAGGTACGCGAATTGGCGCTACAGGAAAAAGCAAGTATTGTTGCTCTATGCGCAGCAACTGAAGCAGAACTCGTAGAGTTAGATGAGGCTGATCGCCAAGAGTTTATGGAAGATTTAGGATTAAGTGAGCCGGGATTGCATCGGGTAATTCGAGCAGGCTATGAACTATTAGGATTACAAACTTATTTTACTGCGGGAGTTAAAGAAGTAAGAGCATGGACCATCTCTAAAGGAGCTACCGCCCCCCAAGCTGCCGGAGTAATCCATACGGACTTTGAAAAAGGCTTCATTCGTGCCGAAGTTATAGCGTATGATGCATTTATTCAATGCGGCGGCGAGCAAGGTGCTAAAGAAGCAGGTAAATTACGTTTAGAAGGTAAGGAATATATCGTTTGCGATGGTGATGTCATGCATTTTCGCTTTAATGTATAA
- a CDS encoding polyprenyl synthetase family protein: MAIDSIRALINDDFNAVNNLIINKIESQIGLIDKMSHHMIESGGKRLRPLLVLLTSNACGYQGQEHIDLAAMVEFFHTATLLHDDVIDESTLRRGRQTANNIWGSKASILVGDYLFTQSIELMVDINNAEVLKLFSRTALEISCGEVKQLTNRHNPALTFEEYFDVIRAKTALLFAAAACIGPIISNSSKEMQDALYAYGLHLGNAFQLIDDALDYCSDAKTIGKNIGDDLADGKATLPLIYALQHGTEIQKQHIEESLKHGTLDFLPEILEALEETKAIEYTKEIAAKEVNTAISSLALLPDSKYKNALIELAQFALLRSY; the protein is encoded by the coding sequence ATGGCGATTGACAGTATACGCGCGCTAATTAATGACGATTTTAATGCCGTTAATAATTTAATTATTAATAAAATTGAATCACAAATTGGCCTAATTGATAAAATGTCCCACCATATGATTGAGAGTGGTGGGAAAAGATTACGTCCATTGTTAGTTCTTTTAACAAGCAATGCCTGCGGCTATCAAGGCCAAGAACATATTGACCTGGCGGCAATGGTAGAGTTTTTTCATACCGCAACTTTATTGCATGATGATGTTATTGATGAATCGACATTGAGAAGAGGACGTCAAACGGCAAACAATATCTGGGGAAGCAAAGCCAGTATTTTAGTCGGCGATTATCTTTTTACTCAATCCATTGAATTGATGGTTGATATAAATAACGCTGAGGTACTTAAGCTTTTCTCCAGAACAGCACTTGAAATTAGTTGTGGTGAAGTAAAACAATTGACGAATCGTCATAATCCTGCATTAACTTTTGAGGAATACTTTGATGTAATTCGTGCTAAAACAGCCTTATTATTTGCAGCTGCTGCATGCATAGGTCCAATAATTAGCAACTCTTCTAAGGAAATGCAAGATGCTCTTTATGCTTATGGGTTACATCTAGGAAATGCATTCCAACTCATAGATGATGCGCTGGATTATTGCTCTGACGCAAAAACGATTGGTAAAAATATAGGAGATGATCTTGCGGATGGAAAAGCAACCTTACCTTTAATCTATGCTCTACAACATGGAACAGAAATACAAAAACAGCACATTGAAGAAAGTCTAAAACACGGTACACTCGACTTTTTACCCGAAATTCTTGAAGCGTTGGAAGAAACTAAGGCTATAGAATACACTAAAGAAATTGCAGCCAAGGAAGTCAATACCGCCATTTCCAGCTTAGCATTACTGCCTGACTCCAAATATAAAAATGCGCTTATCGAGCTCGCACAATTTGCATTACTAAGAAGTTACTAG